In Sphingopyxis sp. 113P3, one DNA window encodes the following:
- a CDS encoding GNAT family N-acetyltransferase, producing the protein MTASHPLDRPVWSMLTGRQAHLAEGDARAVRLDRSYGPFGAGADQGAEAQAALAALVPDDGELWIVEGEPWPVPPGTREVRRAVLAQMVADGAPPLPRADEPHVTLLLDADATDMAALAGHAQPGPWGPATHRYGPFFGVRDSGRLLAMAGQRMLMPGMAEVSGVATWQDCRGRGLARTLIGHVMRAMVERGEQPFLHSYADNEGAIALYESLGFRIRRKVHVLVIAR; encoded by the coding sequence GTGACCGCCTCGCATCCCCTCGACCGCCCGGTGTGGAGCATGCTTACCGGGCGGCAGGCGCACCTTGCCGAGGGCGATGCGCGCGCGGTGCGGCTTGACCGCAGCTATGGGCCGTTCGGAGCGGGAGCGGACCAGGGCGCCGAGGCGCAGGCGGCGCTTGCCGCGCTGGTCCCAGATGATGGCGAGCTCTGGATCGTCGAGGGCGAACCATGGCCGGTGCCGCCAGGCACCCGCGAGGTCAGGCGCGCTGTGCTGGCGCAGATGGTCGCCGACGGCGCGCCGCCTCTACCGCGCGCGGACGAGCCCCATGTCACACTCCTTTTGGACGCCGATGCAACCGACATGGCAGCCCTGGCGGGGCATGCCCAGCCCGGACCGTGGGGTCCGGCGACGCATCGTTACGGTCCCTTTTTCGGGGTCCGCGATTCAGGCCGCCTGCTCGCCATGGCAGGACAGCGTATGCTCATGCCCGGCATGGCCGAGGTCAGCGGAGTGGCGACGTGGCAGGATTGCCGCGGACGCGGACTGGCCCGGACGCTGATCGGCCATGTCATGCGTGCGATGGTGGAGCGCGGCGAGCAGCCCTTCCTGCACAGCTATGCCGACAATGAAGGCGCAATCGCGCTGTACGAATCGCTCGGCTTTCGCATCCGGCGAAAGGTGCATGTGCTGGTGATCGCGCGATGA
- a CDS encoding putative quinol monooxygenase, producing MIDRRTHLSALAAFAALFLPARSVRALETIMDEKHPKYGLIGQMIAQPGQRAALAAILTDGTFAMPGSFAYIVGEDAENPDALWIVELWADKAAHAASLQLPAVQAAIAKGRPLIAGFGSRAEFKPVA from the coding sequence ATGATCGACCGGCGCACGCATCTCTCGGCGCTGGCGGCCTTTGCCGCTTTATTCCTGCCTGCGCGTTCGGTGCGGGCGCTGGAGACCATCATGGACGAGAAACATCCGAAATATGGGCTGATCGGCCAGATGATCGCACAGCCTGGACAGCGCGCGGCGCTCGCCGCGATTCTGACCGACGGGACCTTCGCAATGCCGGGCAGTTTCGCCTATATCGTCGGCGAAGATGCGGAAAACCCCGATGCGCTGTGGATCGTCGAGCTCTGGGCGGACAAGGCGGCACATGCCGCCTCGCTGCAATTGCCCGCGGTGCAGGCGGCGATCGCGAAGGGGCGGCCCCTCATTGCGGGATTTGGGTCTCGCGCCGAGTTCAAGCCGGTGGCATGA
- the ligA gene encoding NAD-dependent DNA ligase LigA, which translates to MTAVESLTEADAANELMRLAKAIAHHNKLYHAEDSPEISDAEYDALVRRNNAIEEAFPHLVRADSPNRLVGAAVEASPLAKVTHAVRMMSLDNAFAAEDVEEFVARVRRFLNLGEGETVALTAEDKIDGLSCSLRYEKGELVQAATRGDGTVGEDVTPNVRTIADIPQRLKGAAPDVFEIRGEVYMAKADFAALNERLLAEADDPEKARQFANPRNAAAGSLRQKDAGVTAARPLRFLAHGWGETSEVPEATQRAMMKRIAAWGVPVSPLLERFESVEAVLEHYRTIEAERADMPYDIDGVVYKVDRLDWQARLGFVAKAPRWAIAHKFPAERAQTTLEAIDIQVGRTGKLTPVGRLTPVTVGGVVVSNVTLHNRDEIGRLGVRPGDRVVVQRAGDVIPQVVENLTRDEPRAAYIFPDHCPVCDSEAVAEEGEVDVRCTGGLICNAQKFERLRHFVSRGALDIEGLGEKSIAEFLELGWLDKGPADIFRLKNHRDELLEREGWKEKSVDNLLAAIEAKREPDAARLLFGLGIRHVGAVTARDLMKGLGEIARLPGKAAEIRDYLEANPQAEGESEGKYLARKVEAIKSILEVRADGIGVAVGEALGDFFHEPHNRALWDDLLLEVSPPPYVVETRDSEVSGKTVVFTGKLETMSRDEAKAQAEKLGAKAAGSVSAKTDLVVAGPGAGSKLKQAAALGIRVIDEAEWAAIVEAAG; encoded by the coding sequence ATGACCGCTGTTGAATCGCTGACCGAGGCCGATGCCGCCAACGAGCTGATGCGGCTCGCCAAGGCGATCGCCCATCATAACAAGCTCTACCACGCCGAAGATTCGCCCGAGATCAGCGACGCGGAATATGATGCGCTCGTCCGGCGCAACAATGCGATCGAAGAGGCGTTCCCGCATCTCGTCCGCGCCGACAGCCCGAACCGGCTTGTGGGGGCTGCCGTCGAGGCGTCGCCGCTCGCGAAGGTCACCCATGCGGTGCGAATGATGAGCCTCGACAATGCCTTTGCGGCTGAGGACGTCGAGGAGTTCGTCGCCCGCGTGCGGCGCTTCCTGAATTTGGGCGAAGGCGAGACGGTCGCCTTGACCGCCGAGGACAAGATCGACGGCCTGTCCTGCTCGCTGCGTTACGAGAAGGGCGAGCTTGTCCAGGCTGCGACCCGCGGCGATGGGACGGTGGGCGAGGATGTGACGCCGAACGTGCGGACGATCGCGGACATTCCGCAGAGGCTGAAGGGCGCCGCGCCCGACGTCTTCGAGATCCGGGGCGAGGTCTATATGGCGAAAGCGGATTTCGCCGCGCTCAACGAACGGCTCCTTGCCGAAGCGGATGACCCCGAAAAGGCCCGCCAGTTTGCCAATCCCCGTAATGCTGCGGCGGGTTCGCTGCGCCAGAAGGATGCGGGCGTTACCGCGGCGCGCCCGCTTCGCTTCCTTGCCCACGGCTGGGGCGAGACGAGCGAGGTGCCCGAGGCGACGCAGCGCGCGATGATGAAGCGCATCGCGGCTTGGGGCGTGCCTGTGTCGCCGCTGCTTGAGCGGTTCGAGAGTGTCGAGGCGGTGCTTGAGCATTATCGCACAATCGAGGCCGAACGGGCTGACATGCCCTATGACATCGACGGCGTCGTCTACAAGGTCGACCGCCTCGACTGGCAGGCACGTCTCGGCTTTGTCGCCAAGGCGCCAAGATGGGCCATTGCCCATAAATTCCCCGCCGAGCGCGCGCAGACGACGCTCGAGGCCATCGACATCCAGGTCGGCCGCACCGGCAAGCTGACCCCCGTGGGCCGGCTCACACCGGTCACGGTCGGCGGCGTCGTGGTGTCGAATGTCACCCTTCACAACCGCGACGAGATCGGCCGCCTCGGCGTGCGGCCGGGTGACCGTGTCGTCGTGCAGCGCGCAGGCGACGTGATCCCGCAGGTCGTCGAAAATCTGACCCGCGACGAACCGCGCGCGGCCTATATCTTCCCCGACCATTGCCCGGTGTGCGACAGCGAGGCGGTGGCCGAGGAGGGCGAGGTCGACGTGCGCTGCACGGGCGGGCTCATCTGCAACGCTCAGAAATTTGAGCGCCTTCGCCATTTCGTGAGCCGCGGCGCGCTCGATATAGAAGGGCTGGGCGAGAAGAGCATCGCGGAATTTCTGGAGCTTGGATGGCTCGACAAGGGGCCGGCGGACATCTTCCGACTGAAGAATCACCGCGATGAGCTGCTCGAGCGCGAGGGGTGGAAGGAGAAGTCGGTCGACAATCTCCTCGCCGCGATCGAGGCGAAACGCGAGCCCGATGCGGCGCGGCTTCTTTTCGGGCTCGGCATTCGCCATGTTGGCGCGGTGACCGCGCGCGACCTGATGAAGGGGCTGGGCGAGATCGCGCGCCTTCCCGGGAAAGCGGCCGAGATCCGCGACTATCTCGAGGCGAACCCGCAGGCCGAGGGGGAATCCGAGGGCAAATATCTCGCGCGCAAGGTCGAGGCGATCAAGTCGATCCTCGAGGTGCGGGCCGACGGCATCGGCGTCGCGGTGGGAGAGGCTTTGGGCGACTTTTTCCACGAACCGCACAACCGCGCGCTGTGGGACGATCTTCTCCTTGAAGTTTCCCCGCCGCCCTATGTGGTCGAAACGCGCGACAGCGAGGTGTCGGGCAAGACGGTCGTCTTCACCGGCAAGCTCGAGACGATGAGCCGCGACGAGGCGAAGGCGCAGGCTGAAAAGCTCGGCGCCAAGGCCGCGGGATCGGTGAGCGCCAAGACCGACCTCGTGGTCGCCGGTCCGGGCGCGGGATCGAAGCTCAAGCAGGCGGCGGCGCTGGGGATAAGGGTCATCGACGAGGCCGAGTGGGCGGCTATCGTCGAAGCGGCAGGGTGA
- a CDS encoding sterol desaturase family protein, whose translation MAKRDFLQTLMRDLESHTEVRRIGSGWLSGFFGLLFAITGLFMVIALRFPEWFATPELEVVRNWTGFRGFVHLTLLTSYGLALLSLLLRPRKVLGLTALMTGLAAALLGGANVQPAETRDWGIFFGLDFFIVNLLVTGFMFAPLERAFPHRRTQRLFRTEWREDLFYYLVSTMFVQVLSFLALAPQAFVNDHTSSWDAFRAGIASLPWIVQFAIVLVASDLAQYWYHRLFHKIPFLWGFHAIHHSAKSMDWLAGSRMHFVEIILLRSITSLPLFTLGFAPSVMQAYIGFVYVWSSLLHANVGGNFNRLGHWIATPRFHHWHHGLEREAFDVNFAIHFPWLDKIFGTFHLPEDRWPENYGIPEEVPKAYWGQFLYPWTRTGKKTDEVAAE comes from the coding sequence ATGGCAAAGCGTGACTTTCTTCAGACTCTGATGCGCGATCTTGAATCGCATACCGAGGTGCGGCGCATCGGCAGCGGTTGGCTGTCGGGATTTTTCGGCCTGCTCTTTGCGATCACCGGCCTGTTCATGGTCATCGCGCTGCGATTTCCCGAGTGGTTTGCGACGCCCGAGCTTGAAGTCGTCAGGAACTGGACCGGCTTTCGCGGTTTCGTCCATCTGACCTTGCTCACAAGCTATGGCCTTGCGCTCCTCAGCCTGTTGTTGCGGCCGCGCAAGGTGCTTGGTCTGACGGCGCTCATGACCGGGCTCGCCGCGGCGCTCCTCGGCGGCGCCAATGTCCAGCCTGCCGAGACGCGCGACTGGGGCATTTTCTTCGGGCTCGACTTTTTCATCGTCAATCTGCTCGTCACCGGGTTCATGTTCGCACCGCTCGAGCGTGCTTTCCCGCATCGCCGCACGCAGCGATTGTTCCGCACCGAATGGCGCGAGGATCTTTTCTATTATCTGGTCAGCACGATGTTCGTGCAGGTGCTGAGTTTTCTCGCGCTCGCGCCGCAGGCGTTTGTCAACGACCATACATCGAGCTGGGACGCGTTCCGGGCGGGCATCGCATCGCTGCCGTGGATCGTGCAGTTCGCGATTGTTCTCGTCGCCTCCGATCTTGCGCAATATTGGTATCACCGCCTCTTTCACAAGATTCCCTTCCTGTGGGGATTCCACGCGATCCACCACAGCGCGAAGTCGATGGACTGGCTCGCGGGGTCGCGGATGCACTTTGTCGAGATCATCCTCTTGCGCTCGATCACATCGTTGCCGCTGTTCACGCTCGGCTTCGCGCCGTCGGTGATGCAGGCCTATATTGGCTTCGTCTATGTCTGGTCGTCGCTGCTCCACGCCAATGTCGGCGGGAATTTCAATCGCCTTGGCCATTGGATTGCGACCCCGCGTTTCCACCATTGGCACCACGGGCTGGAGCGCGAGGCGTTCGACGTCAATTTCGCCATTCATTTCCCATGGCTCGACAAGATCTTCGGGACCTTCCATCTTCCGGAAGACCGTTGGCCCGAAAATTACGGCATCCCCGAGGAGGTGCCGAAGGCCTATTGGGGGCAGTTTCTCTATCCCTGGACGCGCACGGGCAAGAAGACCGACGAGGTAGCCGCCGAATAG
- a CDS encoding TonB-dependent receptor family protein yields MQSPVTRAAPWLALAMAALPAVASAATAEADQTIIVTARTDTDAAEDRAAKTPGGTDVVRHEDYADKSIVSLRDTLAYSPGVYLQPRFGQEVRISIRGSGLSRGYHMRGLTLLQDGAPINLADDNGDFQELEPIFFDHLEVYRGANALRFGSSTLGGAINGVTPTGRTAEGIYLRGDIGSFDNLRGLVSAGVAADRVDVWGAVSVDSSDGDRDHARRRSLRFHGNAGLALTDSITTRLYASYNNIDQQLPGALTREEALTTPRKANAASVAGDQARDIESLRIQSRTRVDLGSTRLDVGVFVNAKTLHHPIYQLVDQKSLDRGGFFRLDHASGAIEATLGGELRAGNVHSRRFVNLAGRRGARTFDAEQFARTATLYGELRLKPAAGLSLIAGGVYADGVRRQRETFSNGPAVNRARADFDAFSPKFGVLLDAMPGVQIYGNYSRSVEFPGFIELAQLAAFVPLAPQRAWTAEIGTRGTRGLLSWDLSLYRADIKGELLQYTPSADIPASTFNAANTRHEGIEAALEISPTDWLRLRQVYTYSDFRFRGDAVYGDNRLPVVPRHVYRAELRLGGDALHVAPAIEWVAEGPFVDYRNRTRTPGYALLGFTAGMRVADGIDAFLDARNLTARKAIGDISAAIDVTAASAIYYPVERRAVSAGLRARF; encoded by the coding sequence ATGCAAAGCCCTGTTACTCGCGCGGCGCCCTGGTTGGCGCTCGCCATGGCCGCTCTTCCCGCGGTCGCCTCCGCTGCAACGGCGGAGGCCGACCAGACCATCATCGTGACCGCCCGCACCGACACCGACGCTGCTGAAGATCGGGCGGCGAAAACCCCCGGCGGGACCGACGTGGTTCGCCACGAAGATTATGCCGACAAGTCGATTGTCAGCCTGCGCGATACGCTGGCCTATTCGCCCGGCGTCTATCTCCAGCCGCGCTTTGGGCAGGAGGTGCGAATCTCGATCCGCGGCTCGGGTCTGTCACGCGGATATCACATGCGCGGGCTGACGCTGCTCCAGGACGGAGCCCCGATCAACCTTGCCGACGACAATGGTGATTTTCAGGAGCTCGAACCGATCTTCTTCGATCATCTCGAGGTGTACCGCGGAGCCAATGCGCTCCGGTTCGGTTCGAGCACGCTCGGCGGCGCGATCAATGGCGTGACGCCGACGGGGCGCACAGCCGAAGGGATTTATCTGCGCGGGGATATCGGGAGCTTCGACAATCTTCGTGGTCTCGTCTCGGCCGGCGTTGCGGCCGATCGGGTCGATGTCTGGGGCGCAGTGAGCGTGGACAGCTCAGACGGCGACCGCGACCATGCGCGGCGGCGTAGCCTCCGCTTCCACGGCAATGCCGGGCTTGCTCTCACGGACAGCATCACGACGCGCCTCTATGCGAGCTACAACAATATCGACCAGCAATTGCCCGGTGCGCTGACGCGCGAGGAAGCGCTGACCACGCCCCGCAAGGCCAATGCCGCGAGCGTTGCGGGTGATCAGGCGCGCGATATCGAATCGCTGCGCATTCAAAGCCGCACCCGCGTGGATCTCGGGTCGACGAGGCTCGACGTCGGGGTCTTCGTCAATGCAAAGACGCTGCATCATCCCATCTATCAGCTTGTGGACCAGAAGAGCCTCGATCGCGGCGGCTTTTTCCGCCTCGACCATGCCAGCGGAGCCATCGAGGCGACCCTCGGAGGCGAACTTCGCGCAGGGAACGTCCATTCGCGGCGTTTCGTGAACCTCGCGGGCCGTCGGGGCGCGAGGACCTTCGACGCCGAGCAGTTTGCGCGCACCGCAACGCTCTATGGCGAGCTTCGGTTGAAGCCCGCCGCGGGCCTGTCGCTGATTGCGGGCGGCGTTTATGCCGACGGCGTGCGGCGCCAGCGCGAGACGTTCAGCAACGGGCCGGCGGTCAATAGAGCTCGCGCCGACTTTGATGCATTCTCCCCGAAGTTCGGTGTGCTTCTCGACGCCATGCCGGGGGTGCAGATTTATGGCAACTATAGCCGCTCGGTCGAATTTCCCGGCTTTATCGAACTCGCGCAGCTCGCCGCTTTCGTCCCGCTCGCGCCCCAGCGCGCATGGACGGCGGAAATCGGAACGCGGGGAACGCGCGGGCTGCTGAGCTGGGACCTTTCGCTCTATCGCGCTGATATCAAGGGCGAGCTGCTGCAATATACGCCCAGCGCCGACATTCCCGCGTCGACCTTCAATGCGGCCAACACGCGCCACGAGGGGATCGAGGCGGCGCTGGAGATCTCGCCGACCGACTGGCTGCGACTGCGGCAGGTCTATACTTACAGCGATTTTCGCTTTCGCGGCGACGCCGTCTATGGCGATAACCGCCTGCCGGTCGTCCCGCGTCACGTCTATCGTGCCGAGCTGCGCCTCGGCGGCGATGCGTTGCATGTCGCGCCGGCCATCGAATGGGTCGCTGAGGGACCTTTTGTCGATTATCGTAACAGGACCCGCACACCGGGCTATGCGCTGCTTGGTTTCACCGCCGGCATGCGCGTCGCAGATGGGATCGATGCCTTTCTCGACGCGCGCAATCTCACAGCGAGGAAAGCAATCGGCGACATCAGCGCTGCGATCGACGTGACTGCAGCCTCGGCCATCTATTATCCGGTCGAGCGCCGCGCGGTGTCGGCGGGGCTGCGCGCACGCTTTTGA
- a CDS encoding circularly permuted type 2 ATP-grasp protein → MTNQEGGIRAPYREYCQWFDGEDAARIAQKAKQAEAFFRTIGITFNVYGAEGGDERLIPFDVVPRIIAAGEWRRLSRGIEQRVRALNAFLHDIYHRQEILRAGRVPTELIARNDAFLPMMMGMDPPGGVYTHISGIDIVRTGPDEFYVLEDNARTPSGVSYMLENRETMLQMFPELFAKVPVREVGDYPINLLKSLSACAPPMCGGTPTVAVLTPGIHNSAYFEHSFLADQMGAELVEGHDLRVVGGRIAMRTTRGYRPIDVLYRRVDDDFLDPLNFRSDSLLGVPGIWDVYRAGGITIANAPGTGIADDKALYSYMPDIIEFYTGEKALLPNVPTWRCSEPEHLREVLDRLPELVVKEVHGSGGYGMLVGPAASKKEIAAFRAKLEANPRNYIAQPTLSLSTVPIFTKKGLAPRHVDLRPFVLMSPQGITITPGGLTRVAMTKGSLVVNSSQGGGTKDTWVLED, encoded by the coding sequence ATGACGAACCAGGAGGGCGGGATCAGGGCGCCCTATCGTGAATATTGCCAATGGTTCGACGGCGAAGATGCGGCGCGGATCGCGCAGAAGGCAAAGCAGGCCGAGGCTTTTTTCCGCACCATCGGCATCACCTTCAACGTGTATGGCGCCGAAGGCGGCGACGAGCGCCTCATCCCCTTCGACGTGGTGCCCCGGATCATCGCTGCGGGCGAATGGCGCCGCTTGTCGCGCGGCATCGAACAGCGGGTGCGTGCGCTCAACGCCTTCCTTCACGACATTTATCACCGGCAGGAGATCCTGCGCGCCGGGCGCGTGCCCACCGAGCTCATCGCCCGCAACGACGCTTTTCTGCCGATGATGATGGGCATGGATCCGCCCGGCGGCGTCTATACGCACATCAGCGGCATCGATATCGTTCGCACCGGTCCGGACGAGTTTTACGTGCTTGAGGATAATGCCCGCACACCCTCGGGCGTCTCTTACATGCTCGAAAATCGCGAGACGATGCTGCAGATGTTCCCTGAGCTCTTCGCCAAAGTGCCGGTGCGCGAGGTCGGCGACTATCCGATCAACCTGTTGAAGTCGCTATCGGCCTGTGCGCCGCCGATGTGCGGCGGCACGCCGACGGTGGCGGTGCTCACCCCAGGCATTCACAACAGTGCCTATTTCGAGCACAGCTTTCTTGCAGACCAGATGGGCGCCGAACTCGTCGAAGGGCATGACCTGCGCGTCGTCGGGGGACGCATCGCCATGCGGACGACGCGAGGCTACCGGCCGATCGATGTCCTTTATCGCCGCGTCGATGACGATTTCCTCGACCCGCTGAACTTCCGTTCCGACTCGCTGCTTGGGGTGCCCGGCATCTGGGACGTCTATCGCGCAGGAGGCATCACCATCGCCAATGCGCCGGGAACCGGCATTGCGGATGACAAGGCGCTCTACAGCTACATGCCCGACATCATCGAATTTTATACCGGCGAGAAGGCGCTGCTTCCCAATGTGCCGACCTGGCGGTGCAGCGAGCCTGAACATTTGCGCGAGGTTCTCGACCGATTGCCCGAACTGGTGGTCAAGGAGGTGCACGGATCTGGCGGTTACGGCATGCTCGTAGGTCCGGCGGCGAGCAAGAAGGAGATCGCAGCCTTCCGCGCCAAGCTCGAGGCCAATCCTCGAAATTATATCGCGCAGCCAACGCTGTCCCTCTCGACCGTGCCGATTTTCACAAAGAAAGGCCTCGCGCCGCGCCATGTCGACCTTCGCCCCTTTGTCCTGATGTCTCCGCAGGGGATCACGATCACACCCGGCGGCCTGACCCGCGTCGCGATGACCAAGGGATCCCTCGTCGTCAATTCGAGCCAGGGTGGCGGGACCAAGGATACATGGGTTCTGGAGGATTGA
- a CDS encoding alpha-E domain-containing protein: MLGKTAGSLFWMARYLERSENNARLIDAGFRIALTRSATAPAEWKSVLETAGVVDAYKAANAEFTSARVVDFLLRDPANPSSILSIVKQARDNARTARTHLTREMWEAVNTGWMTLVALLKRPVREDDLPDVLATIRRQNGQVRGALTGTMLRNDGFDFAELGTFLERADNTARILDVKYYLLLPSVAHIGSSIDNVQWETILRSVSALRAYRWLYGAEISALKIAEFLILYAQMPRSLAFCCERMAEHLGRIQHLYGEETEAGRMATALCSNRLAGPIQSIFDGGLHEYLRGFLTANAALARQVELDYRFVE, from the coding sequence ATGCTAGGAAAGACCGCCGGCAGCCTCTTCTGGATGGCGCGTTATCTCGAGCGCAGCGAGAATAATGCGCGCCTCATCGATGCAGGGTTTCGTATCGCGCTCACCCGGTCGGCGACCGCGCCCGCCGAGTGGAAGTCGGTGCTCGAAACCGCCGGGGTTGTGGATGCCTACAAGGCAGCCAATGCCGAGTTCACCTCGGCGCGCGTCGTCGATTTTCTGCTCCGCGATCCCGCCAATCCGTCGAGCATCCTCTCGATCGTCAAGCAGGCGCGCGACAATGCGCGCACCGCTCGCACGCATCTCACGCGCGAGATGTGGGAGGCGGTGAACACCGGCTGGATGACGCTCGTTGCGCTGCTGAAGCGGCCGGTGCGCGAAGATGATCTGCCCGACGTGCTCGCAACGATCCGGCGGCAGAATGGCCAGGTGCGCGGCGCGCTGACGGGGACGATGCTGCGCAACGACGGGTTCGACTTTGCAGAGCTTGGTACCTTTCTGGAGCGCGCCGACAACACGGCGCGCATCCTCGACGTCAAATATTATCTGCTGCTGCCCTCGGTCGCACATATCGGCTCGTCGATCGACAATGTGCAGTGGGAGACAATCCTGCGCTCGGTCTCGGCGCTGCGCGCCTATCGCTGGCTCTACGGGGCAGAGATCAGTGCGCTCAAGATCGCCGAATTCCTGATCCTTTACGCGCAGATGCCGCGAAGCCTCGCCTTTTGCTGCGAGCGGATGGCGGAACATCTCGGGCGAATCCAGCATCTCTATGGCGAGGAAACCGAGGCAGGTCGGATGGCGACGGCGCTGTGCAGCAATCGGCTCGCGGGACCGATCCAGTCGATCTTCGACGGGGGTCTGCACGAATATCTGCGCGGCTTCCTGACCGCCAACGCCGCGCTCGCGCGGCAGGTCGAGCTTGATTACCGGTTCGTGGAGTGA
- a CDS encoding transglutaminase family protein produces MRLSVEHVTRYQYDAPVRYALQQARLTAKDRPGQQRVDHWTVEVEGGETQLHYTDHHGNGVDLIAVDSGASELVIRSRGEVELLTFDGIIGEHRGAMPLWTFLRPTSLTRAGRQVRALTSALGRDFTADIERAHALSVLILERLPYKIGVTDADTTAEQALAGEGGVCQDHAHIFIAAMRHLGHPARYVSGYLMMNDRTQQDATHAWAEAYFDHIGWIGFDVSNGHSPDQRYIRVATGFDYQDAAPVRGMRYGAAQENLVVQLQVQQ; encoded by the coding sequence ATGCGCCTTTCCGTCGAACATGTCACGCGCTACCAATATGACGCGCCGGTCCGCTACGCGCTCCAGCAGGCGCGGCTGACAGCCAAGGACCGGCCAGGTCAGCAGCGCGTCGACCATTGGACGGTAGAGGTCGAGGGCGGCGAAACCCAGCTTCATTACACCGACCATCATGGCAACGGCGTCGATCTGATCGCGGTGGACAGCGGTGCGAGCGAGCTCGTCATCCGCAGCCGCGGCGAGGTGGAACTGCTGACCTTTGACGGGATCATTGGCGAACATCGCGGCGCGATGCCGCTCTGGACCTTCCTGCGTCCCACGTCGCTGACGCGCGCGGGTCGGCAGGTCCGAGCACTAACATCCGCGCTCGGGCGCGATTTCACCGCGGATATCGAACGTGCGCACGCGCTCTCGGTGCTGATCCTCGAGCGGCTTCCTTACAAGATCGGCGTGACCGATGCCGATACAACCGCCGAACAGGCGCTGGCGGGTGAGGGCGGTGTGTGTCAGGATCATGCGCACATCTTCATCGCTGCGATGCGGCATCTCGGGCACCCCGCGCGCTATGTGTCGGGTTATCTGATGATGAACGACCGCACCCAGCAGGATGCGACGCACGCCTGGGCAGAGGCCTATTTCGACCATATCGGCTGGATCGGCTTTGACGTCAGCAACGGCCATTCGCCCGACCAGCGCTATATCCGCGTGGCGACCGGGTTCGACTATCAGGATGCCGCGCCGGTTCGTGGCATGCGCTATGGTGCAGCGCAGGAAAATCTGGTTGTTCAATTACAGGTCCAGCAATAA
- a CDS encoding peptidase produces the protein MTYCVGMRLNKGLVFMSDTRTNAGVDDISQVRKMRSWHVPGERVITLMSAGNLATTQAVVGLLDERNKAPADRHPSILSAPSMFAVAMTIGETLRSIVTRYRTEGPMAESIFRASLIVGGQIKGSEPRLFMIYPEGNFIEAGEDNPFFQIGETKYGRPIIVRSYDPAMSFEDAVKLLCVSFDSTIRANAGVDLPIDLKVHERDDFTTVRERRFERHDSYFQSVADGWAEALGIALAELPDFQF, from the coding sequence ATGACCTATTGCGTCGGAATGCGCCTCAACAAGGGGCTGGTGTTCATGTCGGACACCCGCACCAATGCCGGCGTCGACGACATCTCGCAGGTCCGCAAGATGCGCAGCTGGCACGTGCCCGGAGAGCGCGTCATCACGTTGATGTCCGCGGGCAATCTTGCGACGACGCAGGCGGTCGTCGGCCTTCTCGACGAGCGGAACAAGGCACCCGCAGACCGCCACCCCTCGATCCTTTCTGCGCCATCGATGTTTGCGGTGGCGATGACGATCGGCGAAACGCTTCGCTCTATCGTCACGCGCTATCGCACCGAAGGGCCGATGGCCGAATCCATCTTCCGGGCCTCGCTCATCGTCGGCGGCCAGATCAAGGGATCGGAGCCCCGCCTGTTCATGATCTATCCTGAGGGTAATTTCATCGAAGCGGGCGAGGACAATCCTTTTTTTCAGATCGGCGAGACCAAATATGGACGGCCGATCATCGTGCGCTCTTATGATCCTGCGATGTCGTTTGAGGATGCGGTCAAGCTCCTGTGCGTCTCGTTCGATTCGACGATCCGCGCCAATGCCGGCGTTGACCTGCCCATCGATCTGAAAGTGCACGAACGCGACGATTTCACAACCGTTCGCGAACGGCGCTTCGAGCGTCACGACTCCTATTTTCAGAGCGTCGCCGATGGCTGGGCCGAAGCCCTGGGCATCGCGCTAGCGGAGCTGCCCGACTTCCAGTTCTGA